From a single Nicotiana tomentosiformis chromosome 2, ASM39032v3, whole genome shotgun sequence genomic region:
- the LOC104117270 gene encoding transcription factor MYB1-like: MNTTTITKSSGVRKGAWTEEEDLLLRRCVEMYGEGKWHQVPIRAGLNRCRKSCRLRWLNYLRPHIKRGDFSSDEIDLILRLHKLLGYRWSLIAGRLPGRTASDVKNYWNTHLQRKLIPPQRQDRKRRILKITEKTTVRPRPRTFSSAKNVSLCSNRSIRKTIHKEEGNKEINICEKPTGDAPTDDGIQWWTSLLDNCNEIEETAAVVGSINFEENNKLLSLLHEEISPPINGESNCMQEGQSGNWDNFSVDIDLWDLLD, translated from the exons ATGAATACTACTACTATTACTAAGTCGTCTGGAGTGAGGAAAGGTGCATGGACCGAAGAAGAAGATCTTCTCTTGAGAAGATGTGTCGAAATGTACGGAGAAGGAAAGTGGCATCAAGTCCCCATTAGAGCTG GTCTGAATAGATGTAGGAAAAGTTGTAGACTGAGGTGGCTGAATTATCTAAGACCACATATTAAGAGAGGTGACTTCTCTTCGGATGAAATAGATCTCATTTTGAGGCTTCATAAGCTTCTAGGCTACAG ATGGTCGCTTATTGCGGGTAGACTTCCGGGAAGAACAGCAAGCGATGTGAAAAACTACTGGAACACTCACCTTCAGAGGAAGTTAATTCCTCCTCAGCGACAAGATAGAAAGCGCAGAATCCTTAAGATAACCGAGAAAACCACTGTAAGACCTCGACCTCGGACCTTCTCAAGTGCAAAAAATGTTTCTTTGTGCAGCAACAGAAGTATCAGAAAAACTATACACAAGGAAGAAGGCAACAAAGAAATTAATATTTGTGAGAAGCCAACAGGCGACGCACCGACAGACGACGGAATTCAATGGTGGACTAGTTTATTAGATAACTGTAATGAAATTGAGGAAACAGCAGCAGTAGTTGGGAGCATCAACTTTGAGGAAAATAATAAGTTACTAAGTTTATTGCATGAGGAAATATCACCACCTATAAATGGTGAAAGCAACTGCATGCAAGAAGGACAAAGTGGTAATTGGGATAACTTTTCTGTTGATATTGACCTATGGGATCTACTTGATTAG
- the LOC138904535 gene encoding uncharacterized protein: MCSTSQQNGIAEIKHTHVLEIARAMRFQGHIPLRFWGHYVLEAVYVINKLPSSVLAGKSTFEVFHKRKPNIEHIRTIGCLCFAKRMNVHDKFEARATTTALMGYSEVTKGYILYDLSKQCLFFFVVNRDVIFKESLFSFKYKRQGKQHLFVVMEFAAHDAAMASPLDATIHAPVLNIEKQVVLDDITGATDEEESMTLTDHVHHQHVTNGETEQITNEVPSHDIEGTRKSTRDKRVHVWMTDYVTAVALNQSPKPYPISNYVCYDGLKPVYQNYLGAFSAVVEPKTF; encoded by the coding sequence ATGTGTTCTACATCTCAGCAGAATGGAATTGCTGAAATAAAGCACACACATGTGTTAGAGATAGCAAGAGCAATGAGGTTTCAAGGACACATACCTCTGAGATTTTGGGGACACTATGTGCTGGAAGCAGTGTATGTCATTAATAAATTACCATCAAGTGTATTGGCAGGGAAAAGTACTTTTGAAGTGTTTCACAAGAGGAAGCCAAACATTGAACATATAAGGACTATTGGTTGTCTGTGTTTTGCAAAGAGAATGAATGTTCATGACAAGTTTGAAGCTAGAGCAACAACAACAGCTTTAATGGGCTATTCAGAAGTCACAAAGGGTTATATCTTGTATGATTTGTCTAAGcaatgtctttttttttttgttgtaaatAGGGATGTTATCTTCAAAGAGTCCTTATTTTCTTTCAAGTATAAGAGACAAGGGAAGCAACATCTGTTTGTAGTCATGGAGTTTGCAGCACATGATGCAGCAATGGCCTCACCACTTGATGCAACAATCCATGCACCGGTTCTCAATATTGAGAAGCAGGTTGTTCTTGATGATATTACAGGAGCAACTGATGAGGAAGAAAGCATGACCTTGACAGATCATGTTCATCACCAACATGTCACTAATGGGGAGACAGAACAAATAACTAATGAAGTACCAAGCCATGATATAGAGGGTACTAGAAAGTCCACTAGAGACAAACGAGTGCATGTTTGGATGACTGACTATGTGACTGCAGTTGCACTAAATCAGTCACCTAAACCTTATCCCATTTCTAATTATGTTTGTTATGATGGATTGAAGCCAGTTTATCAGAACTATTTGGGAGCCTTTTCAGCTGTTGTTGAACCTAAGACATTCTAG